A single Oligoflexia bacterium DNA region contains:
- a CDS encoding acylneuraminate cytidylyltransferase family protein — translation MIQGKRILGVMIARGGSKGLPRKNLKLAGGKPLIAWTIEVAKKSKYLDRFVLSSEDLEIIEVAKKWGCEVPFVRPMELADDNVPGVDTVVHAVKTLPGFDYVVMLQPTSPLRTVDDLDDCIKYCVEREANVCASVTDPEKPPHWVFKMDGNNILHPIIDGANSLPQYRQILPKAYLLNGAMFMARTDWLLKHKKFLTDETLGYMMPRSRSIDVDTDMDWMMLEVLLQKDKNL, via the coding sequence ATGATCCAAGGTAAACGCATTCTTGGTGTGATGATTGCCAGAGGTGGATCCAAAGGTCTGCCCCGTAAAAATCTCAAGCTTGCAGGCGGAAAACCTTTGATAGCTTGGACTATCGAAGTCGCCAAAAAATCTAAATATCTAGACCGATTCGTGCTCTCCTCTGAAGATTTAGAAATCATTGAGGTTGCTAAAAAATGGGGTTGTGAAGTTCCATTTGTACGTCCCATGGAGCTAGCCGATGACAATGTCCCCGGAGTAGACACTGTCGTGCATGCCGTAAAGACATTGCCTGGCTTTGATTACGTGGTCATGTTGCAGCCCACATCACCACTGAGAACTGTTGATGATCTTGATGACTGTATTAAATATTGCGTTGAGCGTGAAGCCAATGTCTGCGCTTCAGTGACGGACCCAGAGAAACCACCCCATTGGGTTTTTAAAATGGATGGAAATAATATTTTGCATCCCATCATTGATGGAGCCAACAGCCTCCCTCAATACCGACAGATCTTGCCTAAGGCCTATCTTTTAAATGGAGCCATGTTTATGGCGCGCACGGATTGGCTCCTCAAACACAAAAAATTTCTGACCGATGAAACTTTGGGCTATATGATGCCGCGGTCGCGATCTATCGATGTCGATACAGACATGGATTGGATGATGCTGGAAGTGCTGCTTCAAAAGGACAAGAACTTATAA
- a CDS encoding O-antigen ligase family protein, whose amino-acid sequence MRQEWLKIKKHLMDFYKNPLLLSFGIYTLVISLGFLIWAHIFGHIGLDFSFFKQLGAIPNSQIKLFVFEQYFLLASFFGLFFVTKNKLRGLLKNPLSLMVIALLIFSLVRLAMTFKPNPILAIRNSAFCWYLFLCLSLSFIPKISKIIETVCFFSFVTSLIIFVFTLGVFYTGMLSILMIPFVPFYPFLILALTEAKEKKLSLVIIALIGIAFGTTMATTMQRTLLVGISLPLIFVGLKSIVDNKKRFLFLRRFALWMIVIAVSAVLYPIYYADYLVNKAPVTEKVATDITEVDPLKRGETNSSGMEMFRAAMWKDAFDLFRSHPVGGIGFQDQVVYRVYDGFGKYLPNDGCLPKYPECRAPISGPHNSYINALARIGIIGVLFFILHVLVCWLLFKEGWTWTGWAIYGQMIYGAFNVGLEGPVRSFLILLAISSALAVKSKKLHGSS is encoded by the coding sequence ATGAGACAAGAATGGCTGAAAATCAAAAAGCATTTAATGGATTTTTATAAAAACCCCCTTCTATTAAGTTTTGGCATTTATACATTAGTTATTAGCCTTGGTTTTCTTATATGGGCCCATATCTTTGGACATATTGGCTTGGATTTTTCGTTTTTTAAGCAGCTAGGAGCCATTCCCAATTCTCAGATCAAGTTGTTTGTTTTTGAACAGTATTTTCTCCTGGCGAGCTTTTTTGGTTTATTTTTTGTTACAAAAAATAAATTAAGAGGCCTTTTAAAAAATCCGTTGAGTCTGATGGTTATAGCACTTTTGATTTTTTCTTTAGTGAGACTAGCCATGACTTTTAAGCCCAACCCCATTCTTGCGATTCGTAACTCAGCATTTTGTTGGTATTTATTTTTGTGCCTCTCGCTTTCTTTTATTCCTAAAATTTCAAAAATTATTGAAACAGTATGTTTTTTTAGTTTTGTAACTAGCTTAATAATTTTCGTCTTCACCTTAGGTGTATTTTACACGGGCATGCTCTCTATCCTCATGATTCCCTTTGTGCCTTTTTACCCTTTTCTTATTTTAGCTTTGACCGAGGCTAAAGAAAAAAAACTGAGTTTAGTTATCATAGCCCTCATTGGAATTGCCTTTGGTACAACCATGGCTACAACCATGCAACGCACACTTTTAGTGGGCATTTCACTTCCACTTATTTTTGTGGGGCTCAAAAGTATTGTTGATAATAAAAAGCGATTTCTGTTTCTGCGTAGATTTGCGCTTTGGATGATTGTCATCGCTGTTTCAGCAGTTTTATATCCGATTTATTACGCAGATTATTTAGTAAATAAAGCTCCTGTCACAGAAAAAGTTGCGACCGATATTACAGAAGTTGACCCTCTAAAAAGAGGTGAAACAAATTCTTCTGGTATGGAAATGTTTAGAGCAGCCATGTGGAAAGATGCTTTTGATCTTTTTAGATCTCATCCCGTGGGAGGAATTGGATTTCAAGATCAGGTTGTCTACAGGGTTTATGATGGTTTTGGAAAATATTTACCTAACGATGGCTGTCTGCCAAAATACCCAGAATGTCGAGCGCCCATCTCTGGCCCACACAACAGCTACATTAATGCGCTAGCACGCATAGGGATCATCGGCGTTTTATTTTTTATTCTACATGTTTTGGTTTGCTGGCTTTTGTTTAAAGAAGGTTGGACATGGACTGGGTGGGCTATATACGGGCAGATGATTTATGGTGCCTTTAACGTAGGTCTTGAAGGCCCTGTTAGAAGTTTTCTTATATTGCTCGCAATCAGTTCAGCGCTGGCGGTAAAATCAAAAAAATTACATGGATCCTCATAG
- a CDS encoding SDR family oxidoreductase yields the protein MMKHNQAQWLAPQRVVLLGASGFIGRELKAHLESKNVNVLAFSSKDVDLMQKSAVQTLKEKIQSTDTVVLLSALTPEKGKDTATLIKNMSMAQNVSEFLEEKKLAHFVYISSDAVYADDINPVSETSYAAPATLYGCMHLAREHAVKASAQKHKTPTLVLRPCAVYGPHDTHNSYGPNRFARTALKDSKITLFGNGEEKRDHVFIDDVVRLITLTLGHVSEGLLNIASGSSPSFMEVAQAVASNSGPQTKIECNPRSGPIVHRHFDVTETIRAFPTFSFTSISEGLAKTVHALKSR from the coding sequence ATGATGAAGCATAATCAGGCTCAATGGTTAGCACCTCAACGTGTTGTACTTCTTGGGGCCTCAGGATTCATCGGCCGTGAACTCAAAGCTCATCTCGAAAGTAAAAATGTGAATGTGCTCGCATTTTCTTCAAAAGATGTGGACCTCATGCAAAAGAGTGCAGTTCAAACTTTGAAAGAAAAAATTCAAAGCACAGATACTGTTGTTCTTTTATCAGCTCTTACACCTGAAAAAGGTAAAGACACCGCCACACTTATTAAAAACATGAGCATGGCTCAGAATGTGTCAGAATTTTTGGAAGAAAAAAAGTTGGCCCATTTTGTTTACATTAGCTCTGATGCTGTTTACGCAGATGATATTAACCCAGTAAGTGAAACATCCTATGCAGCACCTGCCACTCTCTATGGATGCATGCATTTAGCTCGTGAACACGCTGTTAAAGCTAGTGCGCAAAAACACAAGACTCCGACATTAGTTCTTCGCCCATGCGCTGTTTACGGCCCACATGATACACATAACAGCTATGGTCCAAATCGCTTTGCAAGAACCGCACTGAAAGATTCTAAAATCACACTTTTTGGCAATGGCGAAGAAAAACGCGACCATGTTTTTATCGATGATGTGGTGCGATTAATTACTCTAACTCTTGGTCATGTGTCTGAAGGTTTACTCAACATCGCCAGTGGTTCATCACCTTCTTTTATGGAAGTGGCGCAAGCGGTGGCAAGTAATTCTGGTCCACAAACTAAAATCGAATGCAATCCCCGGTCGGGCCCCATCGTTCATCGACATTTTGATGTCACAGAAACTATCAGGGCTTTTCCAACTTTTTCATTTACATCGATTTCTGAAGGACTTGCTAAAACAGTGCATGCTCTGAAAAGTCGCTAA
- a CDS encoding SDR family oxidoreductase, whose amino-acid sequence MAKNILVTGGAGYVGSVLVPKLLAKGYAVTVYDLMIYGDDTLPKHPKLKVVKGDIRDTAFYFKNLTGIDSVIHLACISNDPSFTLNPNLSKSINFDCFEPMVKATREAGVQRFIYASTSSVYGVSDAPEVTETHPLVPLSDYNKFKGLTEPFLLKYQASDFTTVIIRPATVCGYSPRTRLDLSVNILTNLAVNKGKITVFGGAQKRPSIHVDDITDLYLELLEMPKEKIAGETFNAGYQNHTIAELAQMVKKVVEQEFPEMDPITIETSTSDDMRSYHVSSKKIAEKLGFTPKRSVEDAIRDLCKAFKDKKLPNSLDDSRYFNIKRMTEVNLE is encoded by the coding sequence GTGGCTAAAAATATTCTTGTGACCGGTGGTGCGGGTTATGTAGGTTCTGTCTTGGTACCAAAACTTTTAGCCAAGGGTTATGCCGTCACTGTCTACGACCTGATGATCTACGGTGATGATACGTTGCCAAAACATCCAAAACTTAAAGTAGTAAAAGGTGATATTCGAGATACAGCTTTTTATTTCAAAAATCTCACAGGCATAGATAGCGTGATACACTTAGCTTGTATTTCAAATGATCCAAGCTTTACTTTAAATCCAAATCTTAGCAAATCCATCAACTTTGATTGTTTCGAGCCCATGGTCAAAGCAACTCGGGAAGCAGGCGTTCAACGTTTTATTTATGCCTCTACAAGTTCTGTTTATGGTGTAAGTGATGCTCCTGAGGTGACTGAAACTCATCCCTTAGTTCCACTTTCAGATTATAATAAGTTTAAAGGTTTGACTGAGCCTTTCTTACTCAAGTACCAGGCTTCTGATTTCACAACCGTCATTATTCGCCCAGCAACTGTTTGTGGATACTCGCCTCGTACTCGACTTGATTTGTCGGTTAATATTTTGACAAATTTGGCTGTGAATAAAGGCAAGATTACTGTTTTTGGTGGAGCACAAAAACGCCCCAGCATTCACGTAGATGACATTACTGATCTTTATCTTGAGCTTTTAGAAATGCCGAAAGAAAAAATCGCAGGCGAAACATTCAATGCGGGTTATCAAAATCACACCATCGCCGAATTGGCTCAGATGGTAAAAAAAGTTGTTGAACAAGAATTTCCAGAGATGGATCCCATCACTATTGAAACTTCAACCAGTGATGATATGCGCTCATATCATGTGTCTTCAAAAAAGATTGCTGAGAAATTAGGTTTTACACCCAAGCGCTCTGTAGAAGACGCTATTCGCGATCTGTGCAAAGCTTTTAAAGATAAGAAACTTCCCAATAGCCTTGACGATAGTCGTTATTTTAATATCAAGCGCATGACCGAAGTTAATCTCGAGTAA
- a CDS encoding NUDIX domain-containing protein: MKVVSGVFILKDDGSALLQHRDDKPEIRHPGLWTIPGGHRNPGEKLEDCARREVFEETSYRCDQLKLIDDFICNDGIGDDYRIALYWTTYDNNQKYECLEGQDLKFVKRQDVSQYAVLQFILPYWDRALNEMNLTRD, from the coding sequence ATGAAAGTCGTTAGCGGTGTCTTTATCTTAAAAGATGACGGCTCAGCACTTTTGCAACACCGCGACGACAAACCCGAGATCAGACATCCTGGGCTATGGACAATTCCAGGTGGTCATCGCAATCCTGGAGAAAAACTTGAAGATTGTGCTCGCAGAGAAGTATTTGAAGAAACGTCTTATCGCTGTGACCAACTCAAGCTCATTGATGATTTTATTTGTAACGATGGTATCGGAGATGATTACAGAATTGCCCTCTATTGGACAACTTATGACAACAATCAAAAATATGAATGTCTTGAAGGCCAAGATCTAAAATTCGTAAAAAGACAAGACGTCAGCCAGTATGCTGTTTTGCAGTTTATCTTGCCCTATTGGGATCGCGCCTTAAATGAAATGAACCTTACTCGAGATTAA
- a CDS encoding TIGR04372 family glycosyltransferase, producing MGDTCEAIFYGTAHARRSGKKILLLRRFRFFGYPKIPIVEIYNLQSPYSLNGPLGKLATFVGNLFITLFFGHITALWNYFLSNGKRLCLYIVTSFLHFVTNGKVQKKQFIKRYYKDLFFEVCIGAELMGNPNYHKNFSWEATKAFDWANEYANIPNFVLPPKKEKRAKEQLTRMGIDSWYVCLHAREGGFHGDMQNARNSNIMNCIPAIKAITEAGGWVVRMGDRSMTPLPQMPRVLDYPFSEFKSQPMDLHLVKNCKFVIAVGGSFVDMGSNLFGKQTVSIGAVELIQTPMPQKNTLVIPKHVFSKKQGRFLSIKELLEEPQMIFESTEKYSLQDNTPEEILDVIIETMSAALGKDLEFSPLQLEFIKKRDESIHSYFEAGLPSNYGVAYFSSVEFDTYHKYRVASRMIGNQGTLGKKYLEQNWHKDQLQKDSSKIYPTTLNGEFN from the coding sequence ATGGGGGATACATGCGAAGCTATTTTTTATGGTACCGCCCATGCGCGGCGCAGCGGTAAAAAGATTTTACTCCTTCGTCGCTTTCGTTTTTTCGGTTATCCCAAAATTCCAATTGTAGAAATATATAATCTCCAATCACCTTATTCATTGAATGGACCTTTAGGTAAACTCGCAACCTTTGTGGGTAACTTGTTCATTACACTTTTCTTCGGCCATATCACGGCCCTCTGGAATTACTTTTTGAGCAATGGCAAGAGGCTTTGTCTTTATATAGTTACAAGTTTTTTACATTTTGTAACAAATGGAAAAGTGCAGAAAAAACAATTCATCAAACGGTATTATAAAGATCTTTTTTTTGAAGTTTGCATTGGCGCCGAACTCATGGGAAATCCCAATTACCATAAGAATTTTAGCTGGGAAGCCACAAAAGCTTTTGATTGGGCAAATGAATACGCCAATATTCCAAACTTTGTTTTACCTCCCAAAAAAGAAAAGCGAGCTAAAGAGCAATTAACACGTATGGGAATCGATAGTTGGTATGTTTGCCTCCATGCGCGCGAAGGGGGATTTCATGGAGATATGCAAAACGCACGCAATTCCAATATTATGAACTGCATTCCAGCCATCAAAGCCATTACTGAAGCTGGTGGTTGGGTTGTGCGAATGGGGGATCGATCTATGACTCCCTTACCTCAAATGCCGAGGGTTCTTGACTATCCCTTTTCCGAATTTAAATCCCAACCCATGGATCTTCACCTTGTTAAAAACTGCAAATTTGTAATCGCTGTGGGGGGTTCTTTTGTTGATATGGGTTCAAACCTTTTTGGAAAACAAACCGTAAGCATCGGCGCTGTCGAACTGATTCAAACTCCTATGCCTCAGAAAAACACGCTAGTGATACCAAAACATGTATTCTCAAAAAAACAGGGCCGTTTTCTTTCTATCAAAGAACTACTGGAAGAACCCCAAATGATTTTTGAGTCCACTGAGAAATACAGTCTCCAAGACAATACGCCTGAGGAGATCCTCGATGTCATTATTGAAACCATGTCCGCAGCCTTAGGCAAAGATCTTGAGTTCAGCCCCCTTCAACTGGAGTTTATCAAAAAACGGGATGAATCTATTCACAGCTACTTTGAGGCGGGGTTGCCCTCCAATTATGGGGTTGCCTATTTCTCAAGTGTTGAGTTTGACACCTATCATAAGTACCGAGTTGCATCAAGAATGATTGGAAATCAAGGCACCTTGGGAAAGAAGTATTTGGAGCAGAATTGGCACAAAGATCAGTTGCAAAAGGATTCTAGTAAAATATATCCTACAACCTTAAACGGTGAATTTAATTAA